The Amycolatopsis methanolica 239 nucleotide sequence CGAGCGCGGCGGACGTGGCGGCTCTTTTCCGGCAGGCGCTGTAGACCATGACGGCGGAGAACTACCTCGGCGCGCTGACCGGTGTGCGGTCGGGCAAGCGGTCCTTCTACCCGGAGTACGTGCGCACGGCGGAGCGGCTGGAGCGCGCGGTCGGCGCCCTCGACCGCATCTCGCGCGCGCTGGTGCGCACCGGTGAGGGTCCGCGGGCGCTGGTCGAGGCCGTGGTGCGCGCGGCCGCGGAACACGTGCAGGCGGACTGGCTGCTGTTCGCGGTCGCCGACGGCGCGCTGCGGGCGGCGCGGCCGCGGTTCCTGCTGCTCACCGGCGGCGACCTGGTCGAGGACGAGCGCCTGTTCCCGCCGGACGCGCTCGCGCACCTGCGGGTCCTGCGGAGCAGGCCGTGGGAGGCCGGGGACCCCGCCGAGTCCGGGGTTCGGGTGCCGATGACCCTGGACTGCGAGCCCGTCGGCGGGATCGCCGCGCGGCCCGCGCCGGGCATGGACATCGCCGACACCGACCTCGCGGTGCTGCGCGTGCTGGCCAACCAGGCCGCGGTCGCGCTGCACAACTCCTACCTGGTGCACGCCACGATGCAGCTGCGCGGGCGGACCGAGGCGCTGTCCGAAGCGGCCGAGCAGCAGGCCAGGGATCTCGCAGCCCGCAACGCCGAGCTGCAGGAGACGCAGCGCAGGCTGATCGAGGTGATGCAGCGGCAGGCGCTCGACGACGAGCGGCACCGGATCGCGCGCGAGCTGCACGACAGCGTCACGCAGGACGTCCTGTCGGCCGGCATGATGATCGAGATCTGCCGGGCC carries:
- a CDS encoding MadS family sensor histidine kinase, whose amino-acid sequence is MTAENYLGALTGVRSGKRSFYPEYVRTAERLERAVGALDRISRALVRTGEGPRALVEAVVRAAAEHVQADWLLFAVADGALRAARPRFLLLTGGDLVEDERLFPPDALAHLRVLRSRPWEAGDPAESGVRVPMTLDCEPVGGIAARPAPGMDIADTDLAVLRVLANQAAVALHNSYLVHATMQLRGRTEALSEAAEQQARDLAARNAELQETQRRLIEVMQRQALDDERHRIARELHDSVTQDVLSAGMMIEICRAEMTEPGADLDALRDKLTGAKDLTRHAVERLRAAIYALHHSESEPSGSLPVLLERLSTVHLPTDLTVSVSVHGEPVPLPGEAEHSLLRITGEALFNTVMHTNAARARIRLDYRADSIRLSIADDGDGDPAQLRRMLRLSSATDLAGAHRGLANMRARTEELGGTLSIRRSRIGGILLLLEIPLPLDTEAA